In the genome of Cherax quadricarinatus isolate ZL_2023a chromosome 83, ASM3850222v1, whole genome shotgun sequence, one region contains:
- the LOC128702200 gene encoding uncharacterized protein: MEIYRSSTFMVSAPAFLKVTEMVMLVMAIVMFVLSNKCSSNGSYVTLYVLPCAVCASVTLVTYVTALLMLTGGRNPLVTSTWVKGEVYFNVAGMVVMVVGSIITLTNKACSDTPLTITSIALGFISAVLFVCSAAITYLKMVHYQEKMKAQNVQLQKNRITLSVIT, translated from the exons ATGGAAATATATCGCTCGTCTACCTTCATGGTGTCAGCACCAGCCTTCCTGAAGGTTACTGAGATG gtgatgctggtgatggcgATTGTGATGTTCGTTTTGAGCAACAAGTGTAGCAGTAACGGTAGCTATGTGACGCTGTATGTGCTACCGTGTGCTGTATGTGCAAGCGTCACTCTGGTTACCTACGTCACAGCTCTGCTAATGCTGACTGGAGGCAGGAACCCACTCGTCACCTCCACATGGGTCAAGGGA GAGGTGTACTTCAACGTGGCTGgaatggtggtcatggtggttggctccatcatcaccctcactaaCAAAGCTTGCTCAGATACTcctctcaccatcacctccatT GCTCTGGGTTTCATTAGTGCAGTGCTGTTTGTCTGCAGTGCTGCCATCACCTACCTGAAGATGGTGCACTACCAAGAGAAGATGAAAGCACAGAATGTGCAACTCCAGAAAAACAGAATAACTCTTAGTGTTATAACATAG